The following nucleotide sequence is from Streptomyces sp. NBC_00224.
GAACAGGACGCGGTGGATCGGCCCGTCCTCGCGCATCTGCTCGTAGAGCGGGTACGGGTCGCGCTTGTACGGGCAGCCCATGAGCGGGACGACGGGCTCGGCGGCGTCCCCACCGGCCTCAGCGACCGGCAGCGGTTCCTGGATGGTCATGAAAGGCGCTCCTCAGAGGGCGAGTTCGGGCTGGTGGTGCTCCAGCCACAGGGCGAGGTCGACGACACGTTCGAGGCGGAGCCGGTGGCCCCACTGCAACTGCTCGGGCGGGGTGTCGAGGAACGGTTTGATCTGCGTCTCGTCGGCGAGGTCGCGGACCCGGCCGCCGTACGCGTTCAGCGCGTCGCGGGCCATGTTCTGCAGCCCGCGGTTGTAGTCGGGGTGGTGGGTGGCCGGGTAGTGGTTCTTGGGCCGCCACAGCACCGACTCGGGGGCGAGGCCCGCGCCCGCCGCGCGCAGCAGGCTCTTCTCGCGGCCGTCGAAGCTCTTCAGCGCCCACGGGGTGGCGAAGGCGTACTCGACGAGCCGGTGGTCGCAGTAGGGCACCCGCACCTCCAGGCCCTGCGCCATGCTGAGCCGGTCCTTGCGGTGCAGGAGCTGGCGCAGCCAGCGGGTCAGCGACAGGTGCTGCATCTCGCGCTGGCGGTGCTCCTCGGGGCTCTCGCCCTCCGCGTGCGGCACGGCGGCCAGCGCACTGCGATACGTATCGTCGCGGAACTCCCCGATACGCAGGCCCAGATCCGGGTTGAGCGGCATCGCCGCCTCGTCGCCGGTGACCAGGAGCCAGGGGAAGGTGTTCGCGGCGAGCGCCTTGGGGTTGTGGAACCAGGGGTAGCCGCCGAACACCTCGTCCGCCGCCTCGCCGGACAGGGCGACGGTGGAGTGGCGGCGTATCTCCCCGAAGAGGAGGTACAGCGAGGTGTCCATGTCGCCGACGCCGATGGGCGAATCGCGGGCCACCACGACCGCCCTGCGGTGCTCGGGGTCGAGCAGGGCGCGCGGGTCGAGGACGACCGTGCTGTGGTCGGTGCCGATGTGGGCACCCGCCTCGATGGCGTACGGGGTGTCGTGGCCGGTGCGCAGCACATCGCCGGTGAACTGCTCGGCCTGGTCGCTGTAGTCGACGGCGTACGAGCGGATACGGGCGTCCGGGCCCTCGCGCAGGCGCAGTTCGTCGGCGAGCAGGGCGGTCAGGACGGTGGAGTCGATGCCGCCGGACAGCAGGCTGCACAGCGGGACGTCGGCCTCCAGCTGGGCGCGGGCGGCCCCGCTCACCAGGTGGTGGACGCGGTCGACGGCGGTGTCCCGGTCGTCGCCGTGCACCCCGGCCTCCAGCTGCCAGTAGCGGCGCTCGCGGATGCCGTTCCGGTCGAGGACGAGCAGCCCGCCGGGCTCGACCTCCCGTACGCCCGACCACACCGTGGGGCCGGTGTTGAAGAGCAGGCTGTACGCCTCGCGCAGGCCGTCGGCGTCCACCCGGGGGTGTATCTCCGGGTGGGAGAAGAGCGCCTTGGGTTCGGAGGCGAAGGCCAGGCCGCCGTCGACGGCCGCCCAGAACAGCGGTTTGACGCCGAGTCGGTCGCGGACCAGGAGCAGGCGCTGCTCGCGGGCGTCCCAGACGGCGAAGGCGAACATGCCGTCGAGGTGGTCGGCCAGCGACTCGCCCCACTGGGCGTAGGCGCGCAGCACCACCTCGGTGTCGCTGCGCGTGTGGAAGGTGTGCCCCAACTGCCGTAGTTCCGTACGCAGTTGGTGGTGGTTGTAGACCTCGCCGCTGTAGGAGAGGACGGCGGTGGGGGCGTCGGGCCGGTCGGGCATCGGCTGGACGCCGCCCGCCAGGTCGATGACGGACAGGCGCCGGTGGCCGATCGCGGCGTGCTCGTCGAGCCAGACACCGCCCGCGTCGGGGCCGCGCGGGGTGAGGGCGGCGGTCATGGCCTCGATGACGCGGGTCCGGTCGCGGGTGCCACGGGTGCCAGGGGTGTCGCGGTGGAAGGACACCCAGCCGGTGATTCCGCACATGGGGCAACTCCAGGGTCAGGGTTAGGGATGGGCGGTCAGGGCCGGGCGGCGGGCACCGGGTCGGTGCTCTGCGCCTTCAGGGGGAGCCGGACCGGCACGGCCAGCAACGGCACGGCCAGGCAGGCGGCGACGGCGGCGAGCGCGAGCCCGGCCCGTACGCCGTCCCCGTCCCCGGCAAGCCCCCACGCGGCGGTGGCCAGGGCCGGGCCGAGGGTGAAGCCGAGGCTGCGGGCGAGCTGCACGGCCGAGCCGACGGTGGCGGCCAGCTCGGGCACGGCGGCGCCCATGACCAGCGCCTGCGTGGGACCGCCGTTCAGGCCCATGCCGAGGCCCGCGAGCGCCAGGCGCCAGGCCACGTCCGGCACGGACCAGTCGTCGCCCAGCGGGACGAGCAGCAGCAGCCCGGCGGCGGTGATCACGGCGCCTGCGGCGGCCACTTGGCGGGCGCCGTACTTGTCGGCGAGGCGTCCGCCGAGCGGTCCGGCGAGGCCCATGCCGAGCGGGAACGCGAGCACGGTGAGCCCGGTGGAGGTGGCGCTGAAGCCGTCGTCGCGCTGGAGGTGCAGGGCGACCACGTAGTGCATGGCGGCGAATCCGGCCGCGAGGGCCAGGACCGCGCCGTGCGCCCGGTACAGCCCCGAGGCGCGCAGCGCGCCGGTCACCGGCCGCCCGCCGGGCCCGCGCAGCCACCACCACAGCGGCGGTACGGCGGCGAGCGCGGCGGCCAGCCACCACGAGCCGTGCGAGGAGGCCAGGGTCAGCGTCAGCAGCAGGACGGTGACCCCCGTACCGACGAGCAGCGCGTCGGCCGCCGAGCGCCGGTCGGGCCGGTGCAGACGCCCGTCCTTCGGCATCGCCTTGTACGCGACGGCCAGCGCCAGTACGCAGACGGGGATCTTGACGAGGAACACGGCTCGCCAGCCGAGGTGGTCCAGGAGGAGCCCGCCGAGGGCGGGCCCGGTCACCGCGCCGAGCGGGCCCAGCGTCGCGGGCACGCTCATCGCCCGCGCGCGCAACTCGGGCCGTACCGACCGCATCGCGAGGACGGGCATCAGCACGAACAGCACCGCCCCGAACGCGCCCTGCCCGACCCGGGCGGCGATCAGCCAGGCCGCCCACGGCGAGAGCGCGGCCAGCGCGCTGCACACCGCGAACCCGGAGGTCGCGGTCAGCAGGGCCGGGCGCGGGCCGACCCCGTCCAGCCAGCGCCCGACGGGCAACAGCAGGGCGACGACGGGGAGTTGGTAGCCGAGGACCGCCCACTGGGCGGTGGCGGCGGACACGTCGAGGCCGCTGGATATGTCGGCCAGGGCCACGTTGACGATGTTCATGTCGAGCATCGCGACGAACGAGAGCAGACCGGCGACGGCGACGAGGGACCACCGGTCGACCGGAGGTGCGTCAGGTGTGCGGCTCATACCGTCACCTCCACGTCCGCGACCGTGTCCGCCGGGGCCCGGTGGTCGAAGGCGATCAGCGGGTCACCGGTCAGCGGATGGTCGACGACGGCCGCGCGCACCCCGAACACCTCGGCCATCAGCGCGGGCGTGAGCACCTCGCGGGGCGCGCCGGACGCGACGACGTGCCCCGCGTGCAGGACGTGCAGCCGGTCGCAGACGGAGGCAGCGGCGTTGAGGTCGTGGAGCGAGACGAGGGTGGTACGCCCCTGGGCCCGCAGCAGCGCGAGGAGCTCGACCTGGTGGCGTACGTCGAGGTGGTTGGTCGGCTCGTCCAGGACCAGGACGTCCGGCTGCTGGGCGAAGGCCCGGGCAAGCAGCACACGCTGACGCTCGCCACCGGACAGCTCGGTGAAGCGGCGCCCCGCGTGGCCGTCCATGCCGACGTCGGCGAGGGCGCGCGCCACGATGTCCGCGTCGGTGGAGTCCTCGGCGGCGAAGGCCCGCTTGTACGGGGTGCGGCCCATCGCGACGACCTCGCGCACGCTCAACTCGAAGTCACCGCCGCGCTCCTGCGGCAGCGCGGCGATGTGCCGGGCCGCCTGTACGGGGCTCAGCTCGCGCAGATCGGTGCCGGAGAGCAGCACCCGCCCGGCGGACGGCTTCAGATGCCGGTAAACGGTCCGCAGCAGTGTCGATTTGCCGCTGCCGTTGGGCCCGACCAGGCCGGTGATCTCGCCCTCGGCGGCGAGCAGATGCGCGCCGGAGACGACGGTACGACCGCCGTAGGCGACGTGCAGATCCTCGACGTCGATCCTCAACTGCCGATGTTCAGTGCTCTCGGTGCTCAACTCTCGCTCCCCAGCCGCCGGTCCAGCAGATACAGCAGCGCCGGAGCGCCGATCAGTGAGGTGACGACGCCGACGGGCAGCTCCTGCGCGTCCATGGCCGTACGGCACACGGTGTCGACGACCACGAGCAGCAGTGCGCCCATGAGCGCCGACAGCGGCAGCAGCCGCCGATGGTCACCGCCGATGAGCAGACGGCACACATGCGGAACCATCAACCCGACGAAGGCGATGGCCCCCGAGACGGCCACCAGGACGCCGGTGAGCACGCTGGTGACCAGGAACAGTTCGCGTCGCAGCCGTACGACGTCGATGCCGAGCCCGGCCGCCGTCTCGTCGCCCATCAGCAGCGCGTTCAGGCCCCGGGCGCGGGCCTGGAGGATCAACAGCGCGAGCGGAACGGCGATGGCGGGAACGGCGAGCAGCGTCCACGTGGCCCCACTCAGACTCCCCATCAGCCAGAACAGCACGCTGTGGGTCTGCTGCTCGTCCCCGGCCTGGAGGACGAGGTAGCTGGTGAAGCCGGACAGGAACTGCCCGATGGCCACCCCGGCCAGGACGAGCCGCAGCGGCGCGAACCCGCCGCCGCGCCGGGCCACGGCCCACACCAGCGCGAACGTCGCGAGCGCGCCCGCGAACGCCGCGCCCGACAGCCCGAGCCCGAGCGCCCCGCCCGCCCCGGCCCCGAGCACGATGGCGGCGACCGCGCCGAGCGAGGCGCCGTTGGAGATGCCGAGGAGGTACGGGTCGGCGAGCGGATTGCGTACGAGGGCTTGGACCGCCGTACCGACGACGCCGAGCCCGGCGCCGACGAACGCGGCGAGCAGCGCGCGCGGCACCCGCAGCTGCCACACGATCAGGTCGTCGGTGCCCGGCCGGGGCGCGTCCCCGGACAGTCTGCGCCACACCACGCCCCACACCTCGCCGGGCGGGATGGAGGTCGAGCCCCAGGACACGGCGGCGGTGAGGGCGGCGAGGAGGGCGAGGGAGAGGACGACGGCGAGGGTGGGGGCGCTGACGCCCTTGCGGGAGTCCGGGGAGGCGCTCTTGCGCGCGGCCAGCAGGGACACCACGGCGGCTCAGCCGACCTTTTTGCCGGGATAGATCGTCTTGGCGATCTCCCGGACGGTGTCGGCGTTGCCGACGCCCGCGATGGTGGTCCGCTCGGAGCCGATGCGTACGAAGTGGCCTTCCTTGACGGCCTTCAGGCCCTTGGTGGCTGCGTTGTCCTGGAGCCACTTCTGCGCCTCGTCGAACGCCGCCTTGTTGGCGGCCTCGCTGCCCCGGTCGCGTACGCCGAGCTGGATCCAGTCCGGGTTCTTGGCGATGACGTCTTCCCAGCCGACCTGCTTGAAGTCGCCGTCGCAGTCGCCGAAGGCGTTGCGGGCGCCCGCGAGGGTGATCACCGCGTGGGCGACCTGGCGGTTGCAGACGACGGAGGGCTGCTTGGTGCCGGCGTCGTAGTCGAAGAAGAAGTAGGTGGGCCGGGAGGCCTCGGGGGTTGATTGGACGGCGGCCTGGACACCGTCGACGGTCTTCTTCATGCCATCGACGAGTTCCTTGGCCTTGGCGGAGGTGCCGGTGACGGCGCCGAGGGAGGTGATGTCGTCCTGGACGGCGGAGAGATCGGTAACGGGGCTCTTACGGTTGGCCGCGCAAGCGGTGGACTTCAGAAAGACGTGCTTGATCCCGGCGGCCTTGTACTCGGCGTCGGTGGGGGTGTCGCCCATGCCGCCACCCATGCCGCCCATGGAGGCGAAGGTGTCGATGTACAGATCGGCGCCGGACCCGAGCAGCTTCTCCTTCGGGATGACCATCTTGCCGAGGACCTTGACCTGCTGCGCCTGCGCGTCGAGCTCGGCGGGCAGGGTGCCCTTGCCGGGCGGGAAGCCGGTACCGATGACCTTGTCCCCGGCGCCGAGCCGGAGCAGCAGCTCAAGTCCCGCCGCGTTACTGGTGACGATCTTCTTCGGGGCGGCGGCGAAGGTGGTCTTGGCGCCCATGCAGTCGGTGACGCCGACGGGGTACCCGGCCCCGGAGACGGAGGCCCCGGCGGCGGCCGCCTTGTCCTTGTCGGCGCCCTTGTCCTTGTCGCCATCGCCACACCCCGCCGCGAGGAGGCCGAGCACCACGGCCGTCGTAGGCCACCACACGCGAGAACGCATCGAAACACTCCAGGTCCACTTGGTACGAGGGCGGCCACTGCCGCGCCCGTTCCCAGTAGTCGACGCGGGGCGCGGTTGAGTTCCTGGCGGATGTGATCTTTGGTGGGGAGTGCGGGAAAGGGGGCGACCGTGCGATGGCGGGTTACGGCCGTCAGGCGGCGACACCGAGTTCCTTGCGGGTCCGCTGGACGAACTCGCGCACGGCCGGCTCCCGCCGCCAGGGGGCGAGGGCCGCGTTGAACTCACGCACGTAATCCTTGGCCCGCGAGGACTGGACGCGCGCGAGGATGTCGACGGACCGGTTGCCGAACTCAAGACCGTGGTCGAGGTGGCGGGCCTGAAGGTGGGCGGTTCCGACGATGGCGAGTCGCATGCCGACAGAGCGGGTGAACACTCCGGGCGGCATGGCGGCGGCCTGCTGGTTCCAGCCGAGGGCGGCCTTGGGGTTCTTCAGGTCGCGGAAGACTTCGGCGGCGTCTGCGGAGAGGCGGGCGTGGTGATAGAAGTCGATCCAGGCGGGCTCGTCGCCGCTGTCGTCCTTCGCCCGGCTCAGGAGGTCCTCGGAGCCTTTCAGGGCCCGCGAGGCGGCCCTGGCGTCGTTCTCCCGGGCATGGGCTCGGGCCTCGATGAGCTTGGTGAACGCCAGCACCCTGGGGACGGCCTGGCCCTTGGCCCGTTCGAAGGCGCCCTGGGCCATGTCCACCGCCTCGGATGCGAAGCCCCGCATCAGGCTCTGCATGGCCATGGTGGTCAGCACATAGCAGCCCAGCTGCACGTCGCCGCCGGCGCGGGCCAGACGGAGGGCCTGGATGAAGTGACGCTGGGCGGCGTCATGCTGACCGACGTCGAAGGCCGTCCAGCCCGCGAGGCGGGACAACTCGGCGGTCACAGAGAAGAGTTCGCGGCCGATCCCGTCCGAGAAGCTGCCTTGCAGCAGTGGGCCGGCGCGGTGGTCGAGGCAGCCGGTTACGGAGTTGGCCTTCCAGTTCCCGCCGCCGTATTTGGAGTCCCAGTGGCGGGCGTCGTCGGCGGCCGCGCGCAGTTCGTCGAGGTCGGCCCGGCCGACCTGTCGGCCGCCCTTGTGGTCGGCGGTCTCGTCGGCGGGGGTGACGAGCCATCTGGTGACGGGGGTCGTGAAGGCGGAGGCGGCGAAGCCGGATCCGGCCAGAAAGTCGCGGCGGTTCACGGAGCTCCAGAACGAAGTGGCGACGCGGACGGCGTCGGCGGGGTCTCGCGGGAAATCCAACCCCACATCCGCGTCGATTGTCTCCGCCTCGCCCATACCGATCTCGCCCAGGTTGACGGGCCGGCCGTACACCGCTTCCAGGAGCTCGCGTACGGCCAGGAGCTCCGGGTGCGCCGTCTGGGGCGGGTTGCCGTTGCCGTACACACTGCATGCGGGGAGGACGCTACGCTGCCGCGCATGGCTGACGCTTTCGTCACCGGTGGCGAGCACCCGTCATGTGGCATCTGCCCTTCACGCCGATTCCCGCTCGGTGAGTTCGACGTGTTCGAGCGACCGTGTGCGGAGGCTCCGTTCGATCCCGTCGATGGCCACCGGTACACGGCGGCCGGTGTGCCGGTCTGCGTGCACCCGCACAAGGTGGGGCTGCCGGCGGGCAGGTACAAGACCGACGGCATCCCGTTCACGGTGGAGCTGAAGCTGCCGGACAGCCCGGCCCGGCTCGATGCGTATCTGTACGAGGTGATGCACAGCGCAGCGCCCGGCGTGCTGGAACTACTCATCGAGCAAGCCGCCGAGGAGATTCCCCGGGTGTTCCCGCAGGTGGACGTGCTCCAGGCGCTGCGCCGTGCGCTCAACTAACTGGCGGTGGCGAAACCGGGAGCGAAGCGCCGGCCCCCGTCGAGGATGCCGACGGGTTCGTACTTCGCGATGACCGCCGCCCTGCGCTTGGCGGTCTCGTCCTTGCCGAACCAGTACCGCTCATTCATCGGCCCCCACGCGGCCCGGTAGACCTGGTGGGTGTAATCGCCGTGGTCCCACTCGCCGATGGCCTCGCGGTCGGTGGCGTGGACGAACTTGATCCCGGTCCGCTCCTGGATGCGGGACAGGACGGTGAACTGCGCGGCGAGCGCGTGGATCATCTCGTCCACCGGGATGGCCACCGGGACTTCCGCGGCCTCCTCGTCGCCCTCGGTCATCTCGTAGACAGCGGACTTGATCGCCATGGCGCGCATGGCCTCGGGGAACAGGGGCTCGGTGTCGCGCGCGATGTCGAACCCGTCGACGAGCGCGCAGCCCATGAAGCTGGTCCAGTCCTCGTCGTACTTCGCGCACGCGGTGCGCAGCCGGTCGTACTCCGGGTCGGCCTCGACGGTGCTCAGGATCTGTCGTGCTCGCTCCGCGACCCGTTCTGGGGCCGGTCGTACTAGCGTTACGGACACTGCTGCACTCTCCTTCGGTTGGGTGCATCGGTGGACCCGCCCGGCTGCCGACCGCCGTCATACGGGGCAGGCGGGCGGGGGCTCATGGGGTGTGTGCCGCGCGGCCCGCCGGGGCCATGTGGTGCCGTCTGGGGCTGCGTAATACGGCGAGGGAGACGGCGGACAGGGCGTATCGGGCCGTGTCGTCGTGGCAGCCGAGGGTGTAGATCCTGCCGTCGCTCAACAGGCCGACGGCGGCTTCGTGTTCGTCTGTGTCACTGCACCATCGCCGCAGGATGCTCGGCGCGTCGGGGACATTCGGCGATACGGGGCGTAGTGCCTCGGCGGGGCACCATTCGATGATCGGGTGCGGGTCCATGAGGTCCGCGAGATGCGCGGCGTGGCCGCATAACCAGCGGACAACCAGCCTCGGTGTAATCACGTGGTCCAGGGCGAGCCCCCACGCGCGGGAGCAGTCCAGGGTGTAGGCGGTGACCTCGCACCGGTAGGTGTCACGCACGGCCGTCGTCCTCCGCCTGGGCCTGGGCCTGGTCCGGCTCACAGGCCGCCGCGAGTTCCTGGGCGAGCACGGAGGCTGTTGCCTGGATCTTCGGGACCACCGCCTCCAGCCACTCGCACTCCGCCGCGCACCGCTGCTCGTGTGCCGCGATGCGTCTGCGCAGCTCTCCCCATTGGGTTTCGCTCATCGGTCCGTGCCCTTCGCGATGGTCTGCGCGAGCTGCCGGACAACGGCCGGGTGGGCGTTGCCCAATTCGACCAGGACCGTCTGGTTGGCCCCGCAGGGCCCATCGATCCCCAGGGAAGGGAGGGTGATGTTCGCGGCGCACAGTGCCCGCCGTAGATCCTTCAACGCCTCCTCCGCGACTGCCCACGGGTCATCGGAGTCCGGCATGGTGAGCGAGGGCGGGCCGAGAACTTCGATCAACCGGTGCGCCACGTCATCCCGTACCGGCTCCACGTCCACGTACGCCCGTCCCCCTATCGGGGCGGCCGCACCCATCGGGATGTAGAAGCCACGAGCCAGCAAGGCCAAGTGCAGCTCCTCGGCGAGTTGCGCCCCGATGCGTCGCGCTTCGCTGTGCGTGTCCACGGTGCCCCAGCTCCGTTTCCGTTGCGATCTCTGCTTCCTCTACGCAACCGCGTGACCACACACGGCGGTACCGTTGGCGCAACGGCGGGACTTGAAAGCCTTGAAAGTCCGTGAGGGCGCGGGGAGTTGATGGCCATGGCGACACGGGCGCCGAACGTGGCTCTGGCTCGGCTGCTCGCCGAGACCCACTGGACGTATCGCCAGTTCGCGCGGGCCGTGAACCGCGTCGGCACGGAGACCGGCTCTCCGCTGCGCTACGACGAATCCGCGGTGAGCCACTGGCTCGACGGCACCATGCCGCGAACAGCGGTTCGGTCGTGCCTCCTCGAAGCCTTGTCACGGCGGCTCCGGCGCCCGGTCACTCACGCTGAAGCGGGCCTGCCGCTCCCCTCCGGTCACTCCCCCACCACCACGGATACCGTGGAAGGGATGATCGACCTGGGGAGGCTCGACATGGACCCGTCACGCAGGAGCGTCCTGGGCGCAGGCCTCTTCTCCGTCGCGCTCACCATCCCCGGCTGGCCCGACGTCATCGGCCGCGCCGAAGCCGTCCAGAGCGGCCGTGCTTCGCGGATCGGCATGAACGAGGTGGACATGGTGGTCTCCATGACCGAACGGGTCTCGGAGCTGGACGACCAGTTCGGCGGCCGCCACGCACGGCCCATGGCGGCCTCGTTCATGGTCAACACGGTCGCCGCGTACCTGCGGGCCGACGCCCCGGAGAACGTCCGGCAAGCCATGCTGTCGGCGGCTTCGGACCTGCTGTACCTCACCGGCTACATGGCCGTGGACGAAGGCCTGCACGGGCTCGCCCAGCGCTACTACGTCAAGGCCCTGGAGCTGGCGGGCGCTGCCGAGGATCACCTGACGTACTGCACAACATTGCGGGGCATGAGCGTGCAGGCCGTAGACCTTGGGCACGGGGCCAAGGCAATGGAGCTGGCCGACGCCGCTGCCGCAGCCTCCCCCAAAGCGGGCCCCCGAATGCGGGCCTTCCTCGCCGGACAACAGGCACACGCCTCCGCCCAGACCGGCGACCGCACCAGGGCCCTCCGGTACATGCGTGAGGCAGAAGCCGCCATGGACCAGGCTGAATCACGAGGCAGGGCGTTCGGCTCCTACGACCCCTCATCCCTCAACTACCACATCAGCCAGGTGCGTTACGAGCTCGGCGATACCCAGGGTGCTGTTGAAGCCCTGCAACAGTCCGACCGGCTCCTGTACGGCATCTACCGCCGCACCCGGGTACGTCAACGTACATACCTCGCCGAACGGCAATTCGAGGTCGGCCATCTGGAGGCCGCCTGCGCGACGTGGCACCAGGCGCTCGACGACTACCCCATGGTTCAGTCCGGCCGCGCCGACGACCGCATCAAGACCATGTTCAGCCTGATCCGCCCCCACCAGAAGAACACCGCCGCCCGCGACCTCTACGAACGGGCCCGCACGATCGCCCCGCCCGCACTCGTTGGCCAGCCCAGGTGACGCGGCACCGACCCACGCGGGCGGCCGGAGTGCCTTTGGCCGGTGTCCTGTTCGGGTTGGGGTCGGGCATGGTCAGGGAGCCGTACGCTGGCCCGGCAACTCGGGCAGGCTTGCTCCTGCCCGCAATTGGACCGAGTGGCCCCAGGGAGCGTGCTGCTGGTCACCTCTTCGCAGAACCCATCCCGTCGGTGCCGTCGGCGGATAGCTTGCGGCCATGGATGAGGATCTGAGCAGCTATGTGCTGGTGATGACGACCGTGGACACGAAGGACGGGGCGGACAAGCTGTCCCGGTCCGTCGTGGATGCCCGGCTTGCCGCGTCGGGGCAGGTGTCGGGGCCGATCGAGACGACGTACCGGCATCTCGGTGAGGTCGCCCAGGGCACGGAGTGGCAGGTCCTGTTCCGCACCACGGGCGACCGGCTGCCGGAGCTGGCAGCCCTGGTGGGCGCGGAGCATCCGTACGACTCCCCGGAGATCATCTCCTTGCCCATACTGTCCGGGCCGCCGGCCTACCTGGAGTGGATCACCCGCGCCACCCGCTGAGCCTTACTGCCCGGCGCGTTCGAGCAGTTGCCCCACCGGAGCGATGGCCCGGTGGGGCCGCAGCCGCTGAATCATCAGCTTGGCCCGGTCGGCGGGACGGGTGGAGGCCAGTCCGGTGGACAGGTCGAGTACGCGGCCGGTGATCGCGGCGGCGTGCTCGACCTCGCCAGAATGCTGTTGCTCGCCGACATCGTCCCGCCGCCCAGGGAAGGCACCGCACGATGAGGCCCACGCCCGCCGACCCCGACGCCTGGAACGCGTACCTCGCCGAAGGCAACGCCGCCCAGGCCCGCAAACGCGTCGCCGCCGATGTCATCCTCCGCGACCCCGACGGCAACGTCCTCCTGGTCAAGCCCACCTACAAACCCGGGTGGGACTTCCCCGGCGGCATGGCCGAAGACAACGAAGCCCCCGACGACGCGGCCCGCCGCGAACTCAAGGAGGAACTCGGCCTCGACCTTCCCCTCCAGGGGCTGCTGGTCGTGGACTGGGTCCCGCCGCACGGCCCCTGGGACGACCAGATCGCGTTCATCTTCGACGGCGGAACCCTCGACCACGACCAGGCCGCCGCCGTGAGCCCCCAGGACGAGGAACTGTCCGAGCTGGCCTTCGTACACCCGTGCAGGGCCGGCGCTTGGCTACGGGACAGGCTGAGCCGCAGGTTCGATGCCGCCATTGCCGCCATCACCACAGGACGACCGCAGTTTCTGCGGGATGGCCAGTCGACGATGCCTTGAGTTCCGCAGGGAAGCGCCGACTTCGCCGCAGGGCCGAAACCAACGGCATGCCCGCGACCGCGTTGGCGCCCTGTTAGTGGGCTGTTGGAGAGAGCTGTGACGATTCCCGACGGGTCGGTGACGACCCGCAATGTCACCACCACTCGACCACGGGGGACACATGAAAATTCTCAAGACCGCACTGATGACGGCATCGGCCCTCGCCATGGCCGCCGGGATGACGCTGTCGTCCTCGGCGACGGCCTCGGCCTCGTCGACGAACGAGTTCGTGAACCAGAACAACAACCACTGCCTGGCCATCGACATGGCCAAGGAGTACCAGAACATCGCGATCATGTGGCACTGCAACCACAACCCCGACCAGCAGTGGCACCGCGCGGAGTACAAGGGCAGCGACGGCGGCGGCGCCTACTACGAGATCAAGAACGGCTACGGCCAGTGTCTTGGTACGTGGCAGGGCGCGACCGGCAACGGCACGACCGTCGTCGGCTGGGACTGCAACGGGAACCCCGACCAGCTGTGGTACTTCGACACCGTCTCCAGCGACCCGCGGTACAGGGCGATCCGCAGCCACGCGGCCTGGGCCAACGACGACGGCAACAAGTGCCTCGCCCAGTACAAGGGCAGCGGCGACGGCGCGCCGGTCGTCATCTGGGACTGCAACGGCCACAGCGACCAGCACTGGATGACGGTCGGCTGACATCGGCACGGGTGAGCGGCTGACCGGGTGAGCGGCTAAGCCGGTGACCGGGTGACCGGGTGAGCGGGCGGGCCGACGGCGCGCCGCCCGTTCACCCGCCGAGCCCGCTCGCCCGCCGAGCCCGCTCACCCACCGCCCGGCAGCTCCGGCAACCCCGCCAGCGCCCCCCGCAGCAACCCCGCGAACTCCTCC
It contains:
- the asnB gene encoding asparagine synthase (glutamine-hydrolyzing); its protein translation is MCGITGWVSFHRDTPGTRGTRDRTRVIEAMTAALTPRGPDAGGVWLDEHAAIGHRRLSVIDLAGGVQPMPDRPDAPTAVLSYSGEVYNHHQLRTELRQLGHTFHTRSDTEVVLRAYAQWGESLADHLDGMFAFAVWDAREQRLLLVRDRLGVKPLFWAAVDGGLAFASEPKALFSHPEIHPRVDADGLREAYSLLFNTGPTVWSGVREVEPGGLLVLDRNGIRERRYWQLEAGVHGDDRDTAVDRVHHLVSGAARAQLEADVPLCSLLSGGIDSTVLTALLADELRLREGPDARIRSYAVDYSDQAEQFTGDVLRTGHDTPYAIEAGAHIGTDHSTVVLDPRALLDPEHRRAVVVARDSPIGVGDMDTSLYLLFGEIRRHSTVALSGEAADEVFGGYPWFHNPKALAANTFPWLLVTGDEAAMPLNPDLGLRIGEFRDDTYRSALAAVPHAEGESPEEHRQREMQHLSLTRWLRQLLHRKDRLSMAQGLEVRVPYCDHRLVEYAFATPWALKSFDGREKSLLRAAGAGLAPESVLWRPKNHYPATHHPDYNRGLQNMARDALNAYGGRVRDLADETQIKPFLDTPPEQLQWGHRLRLERVVDLALWLEHHQPELAL
- a CDS encoding ABC transporter substrate-binding protein, coding for MRSRVWWPTTAVVLGLLAAGCGDGDKDKGADKDKAAAAGASVSGAGYPVGVTDCMGAKTTFAAAPKKIVTSNAAGLELLLRLGAGDKVIGTGFPPGKGTLPAELDAQAQQVKVLGKMVIPKEKLLGSGADLYIDTFASMGGMGGGMGDTPTDAEYKAAGIKHVFLKSTACAANRKSPVTDLSAVQDDITSLGAVTGTSAKAKELVDGMKKTVDGVQAAVQSTPEASRPTYFFFDYDAGTKQPSVVCNRQVAHAVITLAGARNAFGDCDGDFKQVGWEDVIAKNPDWIQLGVRDRGSEAANKAAFDEAQKWLQDNAATKGLKAVKEGHFVRIGSERTTIAGVGNADTVREIAKTIYPGKKVG
- a CDS encoding ABC transporter ATP-binding protein; translation: MRIDVEDLHVAYGGRTVVSGAHLLAAEGEITGLVGPNGSGKSTLLRTVYRHLKPSAGRVLLSGTDLRELSPVQAARHIAALPQERGGDFELSVREVVAMGRTPYKRAFAAEDSTDADIVARALADVGMDGHAGRRFTELSGGERQRVLLARAFAQQPDVLVLDEPTNHLDVRHQVELLALLRAQGRTTLVSLHDLNAAASVCDRLHVLHAGHVVASGAPREVLTPALMAEVFGVRAAVVDHPLTGDPLIAFDHRAPADTVADVEVTV
- a CDS encoding FecCD family ABC transporter permease; amino-acid sequence: MLAARKSASPDSRKGVSAPTLAVVLSLALLAALTAAVSWGSTSIPPGEVWGVVWRRLSGDAPRPGTDDLIVWQLRVPRALLAAFVGAGLGVVGTAVQALVRNPLADPYLLGISNGASLGAVAAIVLGAGAGGALGLGLSGAAFAGALATFALVWAVARRGGGFAPLRLVLAGVAIGQFLSGFTSYLVLQAGDEQQTHSVLFWLMGSLSGATWTLLAVPAIAVPLALLILQARARGLNALLMGDETAAGLGIDVVRLRRELFLVTSVLTGVLVAVSGAIAFVGLMVPHVCRLLIGGDHRRLLPLSALMGALLLVVVDTVCRTAMDAQELPVGVVTSLIGAPALLYLLDRRLGSES
- a CDS encoding MFS transporter — translated: MSRTPDAPPVDRWSLVAVAGLLSFVAMLDMNIVNVALADISSGLDVSAATAQWAVLGYQLPVVALLLPVGRWLDGVGPRPALLTATSGFAVCSALAALSPWAAWLIAARVGQGAFGAVLFVLMPVLAMRSVRPELRARAMSVPATLGPLGAVTGPALGGLLLDHLGWRAVFLVKIPVCVLALAVAYKAMPKDGRLHRPDRRSAADALLVGTGVTVLLLTLTLASSHGSWWLAAALAAVPPLWWWLRGPGGRPVTGALRASGLYRAHGAVLALAAGFAAMHYVVALHLQRDDGFSATSTGLTVLAFPLGMGLAGPLGGRLADKYGARQVAAAGAVITAAGLLLLVPLGDDWSVPDVAWRLALAGLGMGLNGGPTQALVMGAAVPELAATVGSAVQLARSLGFTLGPALATAAWGLAGDGDGVRAGLALAAVAACLAVPLLAVPVRLPLKAQSTDPVPAARP